From Virgibacillus ihumii, the proteins below share one genomic window:
- a CDS encoding PTS sugar transporter subunit IIC: MNLAQWLEDHLMEPLGKIAQNKYLQAIRDAFVIFALPVIITGAVFLIIANPPTSLDWGIINAWEDAVKPIQAQLLFPFNLTFGLMAMTVAFGVGYSLAIREDMDAVMAGILSMLAFFMTAFPVTDITQVPFGEILNYLGGQGLFVAIILGIVTTELMRFLINKGVAFEMPAGVPPYVMRTFRALVPFMIILPLVWILAWIVWENFGKTIPQLVLDLFSPLVAASNSYWAALGMILVMLVLWSIGIHGMNVVSSVAYPFWMTQLAANADAVEAGEKATGIVTEPFFHMFTHIGGSGATLGLVIFMLFSASVQLKQVGRTAIIPSLFNINEPVIFGVPIVLNPILIIPFVLGPVIIVTINYILFATGVMPPVVVQPPFTVPIFFGGFIATGGSVIAGLVQIMNAIIAAVIYYPFFKRYEKQLVDEESSYNDAEPANS, encoded by the coding sequence ATGAATTTAGCACAATGGCTTGAAGATCACCTGATGGAACCATTGGGTAAGATAGCGCAAAACAAATATTTGCAGGCAATTCGTGATGCATTCGTTATTTTTGCGTTACCGGTTATTATTACCGGGGCGGTTTTCCTGATTATCGCGAACCCGCCAACCTCACTGGACTGGGGGATTATAAACGCTTGGGAAGATGCGGTTAAGCCGATTCAGGCACAGCTGTTATTTCCATTCAATCTGACTTTTGGGTTAATGGCAATGACTGTTGCGTTTGGTGTCGGGTACAGTCTGGCAATCCGGGAAGATATGGATGCCGTTATGGCAGGTATCCTCTCCATGTTGGCATTTTTCATGACTGCATTTCCGGTAACAGATATTACGCAAGTGCCATTTGGAGAAATTTTAAATTATCTTGGTGGACAGGGATTATTTGTAGCAATTATTTTAGGTATAGTCACTACCGAACTCATGCGTTTTCTTATCAATAAAGGTGTGGCTTTTGAAATGCCCGCGGGTGTACCGCCGTATGTGATGCGAACCTTCAGAGCGCTTGTTCCATTCATGATTATTTTGCCGTTGGTTTGGATATTGGCCTGGATTGTTTGGGAAAACTTTGGAAAAACAATTCCACAATTGGTATTGGACCTGTTCAGTCCGCTAGTAGCAGCATCCAACTCTTACTGGGCAGCACTTGGTATGATTTTAGTAATGCTTGTACTTTGGTCCATTGGTATTCATGGAATGAACGTTGTGTCTTCAGTGGCATACCCGTTTTGGATGACACAGCTTGCTGCAAATGCTGACGCTGTGGAAGCTGGGGAAAAAGCAACTGGTATCGTAACAGAGCCCTTCTTCCACATGTTTACACATATTGGTGGTTCCGGTGCAACACTTGGTCTGGTGATTTTCATGCTGTTCTCGGCATCTGTTCAGCTAAAACAGGTTGGCCGAACAGCAATTATTCCGTCATTGTTCAATATAAACGAACCGGTTATCTTTGGGGTACCAATTGTGTTGAACCCGATATTGATTATTCCGTTTGTATTAGGTCCGGTCATTATCGTAACCATCAACTATATTCTGTTTGCCACCGGTGTAATGCCTCCAGTGGTTGTTCAGCCACCATTTACAGTGCCTATTTTCTTTGGCGGATTTATCGCAACTGGCGGATCTGTGATAGCGGGACTTGTTCAAATCATGAACGCGATTATCGCTGCCGTTATTTACTATCCATTTTTTAAGCGGTATGAAAAACAACTTGTTGATGAAGAAAGTTCATATAACGATGCAGAACCGGCAAACAGCTAG
- a CDS encoding Gfo/Idh/MocA family protein, whose protein sequence is MKFGTIGTSWITDAFIGAAKEIDGFMLTAVYSRTEEKAADFAKKHGAQHYFTDLEEMASSCRIDCVYVASPNSVHYEHVLTLLKHKKHVICEKPIFSNTKEWKEAYRAAEENKVYLFEAMRNIHSPNFTRLKENTGRIGRVRNMSLQLVQYSSRYDNYLQGERPNIFTAEFSGGALVDLGVYPLSVAVGLFGEPNNVSYYPVMFENGVDGSGTLVLTYDGFTSTIFCSKIANSFNSCEIHGEEGTLVFEGAGEINNLRLIKTPSKEESALKSVAVDNNMVYEIEHFTQIIKNEDNQTYEYLKNQSSIVLSVTEKARKQSGIVFGTEKTEMQ, encoded by the coding sequence ATGAAATTCGGAACAATTGGAACAAGCTGGATAACAGATGCATTTATTGGCGCGGCAAAGGAGATAGATGGATTTATGCTGACAGCGGTTTACTCCCGGACGGAAGAGAAGGCCGCCGATTTTGCAAAGAAACATGGCGCACAGCACTATTTTACAGATTTGGAAGAAATGGCAAGCAGCTGCCGAATTGATTGTGTATATGTTGCATCCCCAAATTCAGTCCATTATGAACATGTCCTTACCCTTTTAAAACATAAAAAGCACGTAATCTGTGAGAAACCAATTTTTTCAAATACTAAAGAATGGAAGGAAGCCTACCGGGCTGCAGAAGAAAATAAGGTTTATTTATTTGAAGCAATGCGTAACATTCATTCGCCCAATTTTACAAGGTTGAAGGAAAATACAGGTCGTATTGGCCGGGTTCGTAACATGTCACTACAGCTTGTGCAGTACTCATCACGATATGATAACTACCTGCAGGGAGAAAGGCCAAACATTTTCACAGCGGAATTTTCGGGTGGCGCCCTTGTTGACCTGGGTGTGTACCCACTTTCCGTTGCGGTAGGATTGTTTGGCGAACCGAACAACGTTTCGTATTACCCAGTAATGTTTGAGAACGGTGTGGATGGCAGCGGAACATTGGTTTTGACTTATGATGGTTTCACAAGCACAATTTTTTGTTCGAAAATAGCCAACTCTTTCAATTCCTGTGAGATTCACGGTGAAGAAGGGACATTGGTGTTTGAAGGTGCCGGCGAGATAAATAATCTGCGGTTAATCAAGACTCCATCGAAAGAGGAATCGGCATTGAAGTCGGTTGCGGTTGATAACAATATGGTGTACGAGATTGAGCATTTTACACAAATCATTAAGAATGAAGATAATCAGACCTATGAGTATCTCAAAAATCAGAGTTCCATTGTTCTTTCTGTTACAGAAAAAGCGCGCAAACAAAGCGGTATTGTTTTTGGTACAGAAAAAACTGAAATGCAATAA
- a CDS encoding PTS lactose/cellobiose transporter subunit IIA, with protein MNYEEIMMQLILHGGNARGAAYEALNEAEEYNFEEAEKLLEEANEEFLKGHQYQTELIQSDDEEAPNFFMIHAQDHVMTAQAELQLVKRMITQLKMTQKLEQRIEKLEQ; from the coding sequence ATGAATTATGAAGAAATAATGATGCAGCTTATTTTACATGGCGGAAACGCCCGTGGTGCGGCATATGAAGCATTAAACGAGGCTGAAGAATACAATTTTGAAGAAGCTGAAAAACTGCTTGAAGAAGCGAATGAGGAATTTTTAAAAGGACATCAATATCAGACAGAGCTGATTCAAAGTGATGACGAAGAAGCACCAAACTTCTTTATGATTCATGCACAGGATCACGTCATGACAGCACAAGCTGAATTGCAATTGGTTAAGCGGATGATTACCCAATTGAAAATGACACAGAAACTTGAACAGCGGATTGAAAAACTGGAACAATAA
- a CDS encoding sigma 54-interacting transcriptional regulator, giving the protein MSRMMDIYKQLGKAGENGLSAGDIGEQLDIDRSTASRYLNDLVKANKAVKISGKPVKYAFKVSVPNQSAGTDVIGAGDSLQPILQTGMAAFLYPSRPLPILLTGETGTGKSYLAETLSEMAIEKSKDKKEAPFIAFNCADYAQNVELLVGQIFGIKEGAFTGAARDKKGLVEQANGGVLFLDEIHRLPPSGQEMLFYLMDKGVYRRLGEATQERTANIALIGATTEDSQDYLLSTLWRRFSVKLNIPPLRERTIAEREALVEYFLAEEAAKMNTSLAIEDNCHDAFLTYNCPGNIGQLKSDIQIVCARAYLRYINGEDEKVVIKMEDFPGEGTPSAKGELQAVQMIEAKKSGGKAAFSFPNIYQRLDRSDENENEDSQTVVLNYIRDLTDKYQQPGGPQQGWQKLIGDDLLSALKKAANQLKDNPSVTIHENQLYVIGLHLQNYRNHLKGDVAKAPIPVMVHPNTAYRQAANQLAEYLQKSIGMKLPTEEVELIAHFLTPDQQYQREASREQSIAVILVTHGKTTASSMAEVTNYLLGSNVIHAVDMPLNISATDTYERVKHKINGLKHTKGALILVDIGSLITMGDAIKHELDVPIKTLSSVNLPMILEAGRKSLTSDQTLDDVYDAAKKAMFAFMEKEQESANIKKKRLIATVCFTGEGAAQLLESWIENQLSTFDQDVLIRTVRIDPSTKDTSVLDDLKSYYEVIAIIGTVPVSIDGIPYIPAWELLQQEGISRMLKLLEITRQSKIPSVEEGVSTEELYDLIVQGLGEIVTYVNPKTIAGILNNHIPPIRDYYNWDTNRELGMWMHLSVLVDRIISVRVKGTLEQYISSFPIDNTTALIAKEHKLWNPLFHKIEEAFQVKFTNEIKKELVKLSR; this is encoded by the coding sequence ATGAGTCGCATGATGGATATTTATAAACAGCTCGGTAAAGCAGGCGAAAACGGACTTAGTGCCGGTGACATCGGAGAACAACTGGATATCGACCGTTCAACCGCCAGCCGTTATTTAAATGACCTGGTAAAAGCAAATAAAGCCGTGAAAATTTCAGGCAAGCCGGTAAAGTACGCATTTAAAGTATCCGTCCCTAATCAATCTGCAGGTACAGATGTGATTGGAGCCGGCGATAGTCTGCAGCCTATTTTGCAAACAGGTATGGCAGCCTTTTTGTATCCGTCAAGACCACTGCCAATTTTGCTGACAGGTGAAACAGGCACAGGTAAATCCTACTTAGCAGAAACGTTGTCGGAAATGGCAATCGAAAAGTCGAAAGATAAAAAAGAAGCACCATTTATTGCTTTTAATTGTGCTGATTATGCACAGAATGTTGAATTGCTTGTTGGACAGATTTTCGGGATTAAAGAAGGTGCATTTACCGGTGCTGCCAGGGATAAAAAAGGGTTGGTCGAACAGGCAAATGGCGGGGTTCTTTTTCTTGACGAAATCCATCGTCTCCCGCCATCTGGACAGGAAATGTTATTTTATCTTATGGATAAGGGTGTTTATCGCCGGCTGGGTGAGGCGACACAGGAACGCACTGCTAACATAGCTTTAATCGGTGCCACTACGGAGGATTCCCAAGATTACTTGCTATCAACACTATGGCGACGTTTTTCCGTTAAGTTAAATATTCCGCCACTCCGGGAACGAACCATCGCTGAGCGAGAGGCGCTGGTTGAATATTTTCTAGCTGAAGAAGCCGCGAAAATGAACACATCCTTGGCCATTGAGGATAATTGTCATGATGCATTTTTGACGTATAATTGCCCGGGGAATATTGGTCAATTGAAAAGTGATATACAGATTGTCTGTGCCCGTGCTTACTTACGGTATATCAATGGGGAAGATGAGAAAGTTGTTATAAAAATGGAAGATTTCCCAGGTGAAGGTACTCCATCAGCTAAAGGGGAGCTGCAGGCTGTTCAGATGATTGAAGCGAAGAAATCGGGGGGAAAAGCCGCCTTCTCATTTCCGAATATATATCAGCGATTGGACAGGTCAGATGAAAATGAAAATGAAGATTCACAAACTGTTGTACTGAATTATATTCGGGATCTGACCGATAAGTATCAGCAGCCGGGTGGCCCGCAACAGGGGTGGCAAAAACTAATTGGCGATGACTTGTTATCCGCTTTAAAAAAGGCGGCGAACCAGTTAAAAGACAATCCGTCTGTAACTATTCATGAAAATCAGCTGTATGTCATTGGGCTGCATTTGCAAAATTACCGCAACCATTTGAAGGGGGATGTGGCCAAAGCCCCGATACCGGTAATGGTTCATCCAAATACAGCCTATCGTCAAGCGGCAAATCAGCTTGCTGAATACTTACAGAAATCTATTGGAATGAAGTTACCGACAGAAGAAGTCGAATTGATTGCACATTTTTTGACACCTGACCAGCAGTATCAGCGGGAAGCGTCCCGTGAACAATCCATAGCAGTCATTCTGGTGACTCATGGGAAAACAACGGCATCATCCATGGCAGAGGTAACAAACTATTTGCTTGGAAGTAATGTTATCCATGCGGTTGATATGCCGCTGAACATCTCTGCCACTGACACGTACGAACGGGTCAAACATAAGATAAATGGGCTGAAACATACTAAAGGGGCACTAATACTCGTTGATATTGGTTCATTAATTACGATGGGTGATGCAATCAAGCATGAACTGGATGTACCAATCAAAACGCTATCAAGTGTGAATTTGCCTATGATTTTGGAGGCTGGCAGGAAATCATTAACTTCCGATCAGACATTGGATGATGTGTATGATGCAGCAAAAAAAGCCATGTTTGCATTTATGGAAAAAGAACAGGAATCGGCAAATATTAAAAAGAAACGGCTGATTGCTACGGTATGCTTTACAGGTGAGGGTGCGGCGCAATTACTTGAGTCCTGGATTGAAAACCAGCTTTCCACATTTGATCAGGATGTGTTAATCCGCACGGTGCGAATCGATCCCAGTACGAAAGATACATCAGTTCTTGATGATTTAAAAAGCTACTATGAAGTAATTGCAATTATTGGGACTGTACCGGTTTCCATTGATGGTATTCCATATATTCCGGCTTGGGAACTGCTGCAGCAGGAGGGAATTTCCCGGATGCTGAAACTGCTGGAGATCACCCGGCAGTCAAAAATTCCTTCGGTGGAAGAAGGTGTTTCAACGGAGGAACTTTATGATCTGATTGTTCAGGGGCTTGGCGAAATTGTTACTTATGTTAACCCGAAAACCATTGCAGGAATTTTAAATAACCACATTCCTCCAATCCGTGACTATTATAACTGGGACACAAACAGGGAACTGGGCATGTGGATGCATCTCAGTGTGTTAGTTGATCGGATTATTTCGGTTCGTGTAAAGGGGACCTTGGAGCAGTATATTTCTTCATTTCCAATTGATAACACGACGGCACTTATAGCTAAGGAACATAAGCTTTGGAATCCGCTTTTCCATAAAATCGAAGAAGCGTTTCAGGTCAAATTTACAAATGAAATAAAAAAAGAATTAGTTAAGCTTTCCCGATAA
- a CDS encoding type 1 glutamine amidotransferase domain-containing protein, with the protein MSRHIAVLVTDMVEEIELTDPVKAYKEAGHTVDIISNEAKKTINGKNGDEIQADRGIDEVNANDYDALLVPGGFSPDLLRINPKNSEFAKTFFQDNKPIFSICHGPQFLVNTDQLKGRELTSFVSVRKDLENAGATVKDEEVIVDGNLVTSRTPDDLPAFNRESLKLLEK; encoded by the coding sequence ATGAGTCGACACATTGCAGTCCTTGTAACAGACATGGTAGAAGAAATTGAATTAACTGATCCTGTGAAAGCTTACAAAGAAGCTGGGCATACGGTAGATATTATCAGTAATGAAGCAAAAAAAACCATCAATGGCAAAAATGGGGACGAAATACAAGCAGATAGAGGCATAGATGAAGTAAATGCAAACGATTATGATGCATTACTCGTACCTGGCGGGTTTTCTCCTGACTTACTACGTATTAATCCGAAGAATAGTGAGTTTGCGAAAACATTTTTCCAAGATAATAAACCCATATTTTCAATTTGCCATGGTCCACAGTTTCTCGTTAATACAGACCAACTAAAAGGTAGAGAGCTAACAAGCTTTGTTTCCGTAAGAAAAGACTTGGAAAATGCAGGAGCAACTGTAAAAGATGAAGAAGTAATCGTAGATGGAAACCTTGTAACAAGCAGAACACCTGATGATCTTCCTGCATTCAATCGCGAATCTCTAAAGCTTTTAGAAAAATAA
- a CDS encoding PTS sugar transporter subunit IIB: protein MKLIILCSWGATSSQLAKKVQEAAEKKGIDLEAFAGGTGEFKQKASEYDVALLEPQVRHLKKEVTKVAEQHSIPVELVDQRAFALMDGDKVLDQALNMIKGDQQ, encoded by the coding sequence ATGAAATTAATTATTTTATGTAGCTGGGGTGCTACGTCAAGTCAGTTGGCTAAAAAAGTACAGGAAGCAGCAGAAAAAAAAGGGATAGACCTTGAGGCATTCGCAGGGGGTACAGGTGAATTCAAACAAAAAGCGAGCGAATATGACGTCGCTTTATTGGAGCCACAAGTACGCCATCTGAAAAAGGAGGTAACCAAGGTAGCAGAACAGCATAGCATTCCGGTTGAACTGGTTGACCAGCGTGCATTTGCATTAATGGACGGCGATAAGGTGCTTGATCAAGCACTGAACATGATAAAGGGGGATCAACAATGA